The stretch of DNA CCGCGGTTGGGCAATACATAATGATTAAAATGAAGAGTTTGGCACTTATTTTTTTCCTGCTGGTGCCGGTCCTGTGGGCGCAGGAACAGGCCTACAAGCTCGATGTTCACGTGGATCTCACTGAGGTGCACGTCAATGTCACCGATGAGAAGGACCGTCCCGTCGGCAACCTGAAAAAGGACGATTTCCGGATTTTCGAGGACCGGACAGAGCAGAAAATCACCCTGTTCAAGCACGAAGATAGTCCGGTCAGCCTCGGATTAGTCATTGACAACAGCCGCAGCATGGAGCCCCGGAAGCAGCGGATGGATGAGGGAACCCTCTCATTTGTGCGTAAGAGCAATCCTGACGACGAGACTTTCATCATCCACTTCGATGACAGCGCCCGGCTCGACCGGGATTTTACCAGCAGCATCCCGCTCCTGGAAGACACTCTGGCAGGGGTCAAGCCTTACGGGCAAACGGCGATTTACGATGCGCTGCTCCTCGGCCTGGACCATATGGAAGCTGCGAAAAATACGAAGAAAGCGATACTTCTCTTCACCGATGGCGTGGACAATTCCAGCAAGCACACCCTGAGCGAAGCCGTCGACGCAACCAAACACGCCCACGTCGCCGTTTACACGGTCGGTCTGCTCAGCGCCTCGGGCGGCCAGAAAGCGGAAGATGCCCTGATACGGATCGCTGAAGCCAGCGGTGGCCGCGCCTATTTTCCTTTAACAGTGGATGAGGCGCGCGCCGACATGGAACACATTGCACGCGACCTCCGGGAGCAATACACGCTCGGATATCTGCCCACCAACCCGGCACGGAATGGCTCCTGGCGCTCGATCCGCATCGAAGTCGCCCCGCCGCCGGGCGTGCCGGCCACTGCCAGACTCACCGCCAATTATCGGCATGGATATTACGGGCCGGGAGAGGGTAACTAATTACATTGGATCAATGTAATTTAATTGACCTTGGTCAAAATTTCGGGCCCATTCGCGGTCACGGCGATCGTGTGCTCGAAATGCGCCGACGGCTTGCCGTCCGCGGTGATCACCGTCCAGCCGTCTTCAAG from Terriglobia bacterium encodes:
- a CDS encoding VWA domain-containing protein, whose protein sequence is MKSLALIFFLLVPVLWAQEQAYKLDVHVDLTEVHVNVTDEKDRPVGNLKKDDFRIFEDRTEQKITLFKHEDSPVSLGLVIDNSRSMEPRKQRMDEGTLSFVRKSNPDDETFIIHFDDSARLDRDFTSSIPLLEDTLAGVKPYGQTAIYDALLLGLDHMEAAKNTKKAILLFTDGVDNSSKHTLSEAVDATKHAHVAVYTVGLLSASGGQKAEDALIRIAEASGGRAYFPLTVDEARADMEHIARDLREQYTLGYLPTNPARNGSWRSIRIEVAPPPGVPATARLTANYRHGYYGPGEGN